Proteins encoded by one window of Ignavibacteriota bacterium:
- a CDS encoding T9SS type A sorting domain-containing protein has protein sequence MVPISDTTAVAVFLNNKYISYFSNPEILKINYSSTNPKVTVNYNPILEDGEYTLKVLGRDASGNIDQTSGITRNFNVMSEPKLLEVYNYPNPFGSETYFTFKLTQIPDEINIKVFTVAGRLIKEFELSSNQLNYDLNKIYWDGKDNDGDMIGNGVYLYKVIMDVDGKKQDVTQKLAVVR, from the coding sequence TTGGTTCCAATTTCTGATACAACAGCGGTTGCGGTATTCTTAAACAATAAATATATTAGTTATTTTTCCAACCCCGAAATTCTTAAAATAAATTACTCATCAACCAATCCTAAAGTTACGGTAAATTATAATCCAATATTGGAGGACGGAGAATATACGTTAAAGGTTTTAGGCAGAGATGCTTCGGGAAATATCGACCAAACATCGGGCATTACAAGAAATTTTAATGTAATGAGCGAACCAAAATTATTGGAAGTATATAATTATCCAAATCCATTTGGCAGTGAAACTTATTTTACATTTAAGCTTACGCAAATTCCTGATGAAATTAATATTAAGGTTTTTACGGTTGCCGGAAGACTAATTAAAGAATTTGAGCTTTCAAGTAATCAATTGAATTACGACCTTAATAAAATTTATTGGGATGGTAAAGATAACGACGGTGATATGATCGGCAACGGTGTTTATTTATACAAAGTTATCATGGATGTTGACGGTAAAAAACAAGATGTTACTCAAAAACTGGCGGTTGTAAGATAA
- the lepB gene encoding signal peptidase I has protein sequence MRFKRRKIKEKHLKKLNRTPLQKFLDFWKNLFYAAIAALLIKTFFIETSRVPTGSMERTIMVGDFLFVNKFIYGASTPRNIPFTNVVLPYYQLPPISEPKKGDIFVFEYPGDRDVIIPTEVLSYVKRCVAEPGDTLQIKNKVIYVNGKELPRPANIQYLMPQILPKSYTRPDIFPKDSKWNKDQYGPIVIPKKGDIIKLTPENIETYRTLINRNYKREVVKVMTGNIYIDGKLVTEYEIPQDYYFAIGDNRDDSSDSRYWGFVPREKIVGEALMIYWSWNPEIPFSNIFKLLGSTRFNRIAKIVH, from the coding sequence ATGAGGTTTAAACGAAGAAAAATCAAAGAAAAACACTTAAAAAAATTGAATAGAACGCCTTTACAGAAATTTTTGGATTTTTGGAAAAATTTATTTTATGCCGCAATTGCCGCTTTACTTATAAAAACTTTTTTTATTGAAACATCTCGTGTCCCAACCGGCTCTATGGAAAGAACAATAATGGTTGGTGATTTTTTATTTGTCAATAAATTCATATATGGAGCATCAACTCCAAGAAATATTCCATTTACAAATGTTGTTTTGCCATATTATCAATTACCTCCAATTTCCGAACCTAAAAAAGGTGATATTTTTGTTTTTGAATATCCTGGAGATAGAGATGTTATTATTCCAACCGAAGTTTTAAGTTACGTTAAAAGATGTGTTGCTGAACCCGGAGATACGTTACAAATTAAAAATAAAGTTATTTATGTTAACGGAAAAGAATTGCCAAGACCGGCAAATATTCAATATCTTATGCCTCAAATTTTACCAAAGAGTTACACCCGACCCGATATTTTTCCTAAAGACAGCAAATGGAATAAAGATCAGTACGGACCTATAGTTATTCCTAAAAAAGGCGATATAATTAAATTAACTCCTGAAAACATTGAAACATACAGAACGCTTATAAACAGAAATTACAAGAGGGAAGTTGTAAAAGTAATGACCGGAAATATTTATATTGATGGAAAATTAGTTACAGAATATGAAATTCCTCAGGATTATTATTTTGCAATCGGCGATAATCGCGACGATAGTTCCGACAGCAGATATTGGGGCTTTGTACCAAGAGAAAAAATTGTCGGAGAGGCTTTAATGATTTATTGGTCGTGGAATCCGGAAATTCCATTTAGTAACATTTTCAAACTTTTGGGATCTACAAGATTTAATAGAATTGCAAAAATAGTTCATTAA
- a CDS encoding S8 family peptidase: MEEDNYAAALEWMDSIGVDITTSSLGYSEFDQTDFSYTYADMDGKTTIVTKAAEMAFEKGIAVITSAGNEGNSFGNDSTYWYYITAPGDGFNTLTIGAVTSSNIIASFSSRGPTYDGRTKPEVVAQGVTVYNAIAGMDSSYSAGSGTSYSAPIVAGITAQLLSAYPHLSNKQLRNIIIKSGDNQSSPNNDVGYGLVSALRAVNYPNIEMINNKYVVNKIIKISENIQQNSVEMLTESGNKYAVSHNSGIYYQTELPSEISASNNKIYFTYKDLQNNTIREPNEGYFELYVDDQINEISEEIPQNFKLEQNYPNPFNLGTNIKYSLAEDRITNVQLKVYDILGREIATLVNENKPKGNYSIYFPTNNLSSGVYFYTLKTGDNFDTKKMIILK, encoded by the coding sequence ATGGAAGAAGATAATTATGCTGCGGCGTTGGAATGGATGGATTCAATCGGAGTAGACATCACAACGTCATCTTTGGGTTACAGTGAATTTGATCAAACAGATTTTTCTTATACTTATGCTGATATGGATGGAAAAACGACAATAGTTACAAAAGCAGCTGAAATGGCGTTTGAAAAAGGAATTGCAGTTATTACTTCTGCCGGAAATGAAGGGAATAGTTTCGGCAACGACTCAACTTACTGGTATTATATTACCGCGCCTGGAGATGGATTCAATACTCTTACAATAGGAGCGGTTACAAGTTCGAATATAATTGCGTCGTTTAGTTCCCGCGGTCCAACCTATGATGGAAGAACTAAACCGGAAGTTGTTGCTCAGGGAGTAACGGTTTATAATGCAATCGCTGGAATGGACAGCAGTTATTCAGCAGGAAGCGGAACATCTTACTCCGCTCCAATTGTAGCTGGTATTACCGCTCAGTTATTATCCGCATATCCGCATCTATCAAATAAGCAGCTTAGAAATATTATAATTAAAAGCGGAGATAATCAATCATCACCTAATAATGATGTTGGTTATGGTTTGGTTTCGGCATTGCGAGCCGTTAATTACCCAAATATAGAAATGATTAATAATAAATATGTTGTCAATAAAATTATTAAAATCTCGGAAAACATTCAGCAAAACTCTGTGGAGATGCTAACCGAAAGCGGTAATAAATATGCCGTAAGTCATAATAGCGGAATTTATTATCAGACTGAATTGCCGAGTGAAATTAGTGCATCCAACAATAAAATTTATTTTACTTATAAAGATCTGCAAAACAACACAATAAGAGAACCAAACGAAGGCTACTTTGAATTATACGTAGATGATCAAATAAATGAAATATCGGAAGAAATTCCTCAAAACTTCAAACTTGAGCAGAATTATCCGAATCCCTTTAACCTTGGCACCAATATTAAGTATTCTTTGGCTGAAGATAGAATTACAAATGTACAATTGAAAGTCTATGATATTCTAGGAAGAGAAATAGCGACATTGGTTAATGAGAATAAACCAAAAGGAAATTATTCAATTTATTTCCCTACAAACAATCTTTCTTCCGGAGTCTACTTTTATACGTTAAAAACCGGTGATAATTTTGATACAAAGAAAATGATAATTCTTAAATAA
- a CDS encoding O-methyltransferase → MSNILFPDQHLYLEKTIQNTDSLFSEMEIFAKENNIPILEKISANFLEQLLIIYKPKLVLEIGTAIAYSSIRISKFLPSDGELDTIELSSHNIKLAKNFILRSNESKINLIEGDALKIIPKLNAEYDFIFLDSDKKDYETLFKLSYEKLKTGGIILIDNLLWKGFTASENVPENYKQSTQIIRKFNYLFLNFPGLKSSILPIGDGLGLAIKIEKE, encoded by the coding sequence ATGTCAAATATATTATTTCCCGATCAGCATCTATATTTAGAAAAAACAATTCAAAATACTGACAGTTTATTTAGCGAAATGGAAATTTTTGCTAAAGAAAATAACATCCCAATTCTTGAAAAAATATCAGCAAATTTCTTAGAGCAATTACTTATAATTTATAAGCCCAAACTTGTTCTCGAAATTGGTACTGCAATTGCTTATTCCTCAATTAGGATTTCTAAATTTTTACCTTCTGACGGAGAATTAGATACAATTGAATTAAGTTCTCATAATATTAAATTAGCAAAAAATTTTATCTTGAGATCTAACGAATCTAAAATAAATTTAATTGAAGGCGACGCGTTAAAAATTATTCCCAAATTAAATGCGGAATATGATTTTATATTTTTAGATTCTGATAAAAAGGATTACGAAACATTATTTAAATTATCGTATGAAAAATTGAAAACCGGAGGAATAATTTTAATAGATAATTTATTATGGAAAGGATTTACTGCTTCGGAAAATGTCCCGGAAAATTATAAACAAAGTACTCAAATTATTAGAAAATTCAATTACTTATTTTTGAATTTCCCGGGATTAAAATCTTCAATTTTGCCAATCGGTGATGGATTGGGTCTGGCAATAAAAATTGAAAAAGAATAG
- a CDS encoding Rrf2 family transcriptional regulator — MIYTKTGEYAIRAILFLARQSNDILVMSSDIAKKEDIPSHYLAKILQRMAKYGYVDSYKGRGGGFKITKLALDSSILEIVERIEGPVITLKCVTGLKECSDETPCPLHDEWSKLRDNIHFLISSKSVREVAEEYTETLKRKV; from the coding sequence ATGATTTACACAAAAACCGGTGAATATGCGATAAGAGCTATTTTGTTCCTTGCAAGGCAATCCAATGATATACTTGTAATGTCATCCGACATTGCCAAAAAAGAAGATATCCCTTCTCATTACCTGGCAAAAATTTTACAAAGGATGGCAAAATACGGATATGTTGATTCCTACAAAGGCAGAGGCGGCGGTTTTAAAATCACCAAATTGGCTTTGGATAGTTCAATTTTAGAAATTGTTGAAAGAATAGAAGGTCCAGTTATTACGCTTAAATGCGTAACCGGTTTAAAGGAATGTTCCGATGAAACACCTTGTCCGCTTCATGACGAATGGAGTAAATTAAGAGATAATATTCATTTCTTAATTTCGAGTAAGTCAGTTAGAGAAGTTGCTGAAGAGTATACTGAGACTTTGAAGAGAAAAGTGTAA
- a CDS encoding YigZ family protein codes for MTDLSRIKTLVEETQNKMKEKSSSFLGFAFIVDSEESAFEKIKELKKKYYDATHHCYAIKLNSGFEKYSDDGEPTGTAGIRILSAISHFGLTNILVVVIRYFGGIKLGVGPLGKAYSTCANELLLNSKIIESIKYEKIEIHYNYNETSKIHYLLKKYECQKVSEKFEKSPIISCFLIPDKIKNFEIELNDVLHGKSGLKRINEEMYLELYNIKI; via the coding sequence ATGACCGATTTAAGCAGAATTAAAACTTTAGTCGAAGAAACACAAAATAAGATGAAAGAAAAAAGTTCTTCATTTTTAGGTTTTGCATTCATTGTAGATTCTGAAGAAAGTGCGTTTGAAAAAATAAAAGAATTGAAAAAAAAATATTACGACGCTACGCATCATTGTTATGCAATAAAATTAAATTCAGGATTTGAAAAATATTCAGACGATGGCGAACCAACCGGAACCGCGGGAATAAGAATTTTAAGCGCAATAAGTCATTTCGGTCTTACAAATATTTTAGTTGTAGTTATAAGATATTTCGGCGGTATTAAATTAGGCGTTGGTCCTTTAGGTAAGGCATATTCCACATGTGCAAACGAGCTTCTGCTTAATTCAAAAATAATTGAATCTATAAAATATGAGAAAATTGAAATACATTATAATTATAATGAAACAAGTAAAATTCATTATTTGCTTAAAAAGTATGAATGCCAAAAAGTATCGGAAAAATTTGAAAAATCACCCATAATATCTTGTTTTTTGATTCCGGATAAAATAAAAAATTTTGAAATTGAGCTAAATGATGTTTTACATGGAAAATCCGGTCTAAAACGCATAAATGAAGAAATGTATTTAGAATTATATAATATTAAAATTTAA
- the uvrA gene encoding excinuclease ABC subunit UvrA: MTIQDKIIIKGAREHNLKNIDLEIPRNSLTVITGLSGSGKSSLAFDTIYAEGQRRYIESLSVYARQFLGQLEKPDVDLIEGLSPAISIEQKSSGGNPRSTVGTITEIYDFLRLLYARVGTAHCYNCGNEVKKQSTDQIIDRIMENFTAKKIIILAPVVRGRKGHYKELFEDIQKDGFIKVRVDDEIIELTKEFKVDRYKIHNIEIVIDRIQVTDKSRFRLAESIEVALNFGNGSIIINSENEDYIYSRNFACAECGISYQELAPNSFSFNSPYGSCPDCDGLGEKKDLDLKLIIPDFDKTINEGALEPVGKPRKVWFFNQLEAVAKNFNFDYNTKIKDLTEEQFNIILYGSKEKIPFTYSFGNGKTANYMHKFSGLKKYVQNYFENTTSSKIREWAESFMNSQVCSTCNGGRLKKESLAVKINKKNISEVSNLSIVKTKEFCEHIKLEGNAAIIANQIIKEINSRLDFLLNVGLEYLTLDRSARTLSGGESQRIRLATQIGSQLTGVLYVLDEPSIGLHQSDNIKLIKSLQELRNLGNTVIVVEHDKETITNADYIVDLGPKAGIHGGEVCFHGDRNSLTNNENSNSITLSYLLNKKAILVPKKRRDHEGKFLEIVGASGNNLKNVHLIIPLGKFVAVTGVSGSGKSSLINETLVRILMRKIYDSKTIPLDYKEIKGLEHLDKIIEIDQSPIGRTPRSNPATYTGLFTFIRDLFSQLPESKIRGYSPGRFSFNVSGGRCEECQGDGLKKIEMNFLPDVYVICEECNGKRYNRETLEVLYKTKSINDVLEMTIESALEFFEEMPRIKRKLKSLNDVGLGYIKLGQQATTLSGGEAQRVKLATELSKVGTGKTIYILDEPTTGLHFEDINILLGVLNKLVDKGNTVVVVEHNLDVIKVADHIIDLGPGGGEFGGNIIAEGSPEEIIKNQKSLTGKYLKQELQMN; this comes from the coding sequence ATGACAATACAAGATAAAATAATTATAAAAGGCGCAAGGGAACATAATCTAAAGAATATTGATTTGGAAATTCCTCGAAATTCTTTAACTGTGATCACCGGTTTATCAGGTTCGGGTAAATCATCTTTGGCGTTTGATACAATTTATGCCGAAGGTCAAAGACGATATATCGAATCACTTTCTGTTTATGCGCGCCAGTTTTTAGGTCAATTAGAAAAACCGGATGTTGATTTAATTGAAGGACTAAGTCCGGCAATTTCAATTGAGCAGAAATCCTCCGGCGGAAATCCCCGCTCAACAGTTGGCACTATAACTGAAATTTATGATTTCCTAAGATTACTATATGCACGCGTGGGAACCGCGCATTGCTATAATTGCGGTAATGAAGTAAAAAAACAGTCAACTGATCAAATAATTGACAGAATAATGGAAAATTTTACAGCGAAAAAAATAATTATTCTGGCGCCGGTTGTAAGAGGAAGAAAAGGTCATTACAAAGAATTATTTGAAGATATACAAAAAGATGGATTTATTAAAGTAAGAGTTGATGATGAAATTATAGAGTTAACAAAAGAATTTAAAGTTGATAGATATAAAATTCATAATATTGAAATTGTAATAGATAGAATTCAAGTTACAGATAAATCAAGATTCAGATTGGCTGAATCAATAGAAGTAGCCTTGAACTTTGGTAACGGAAGCATAATAATTAATTCTGAAAATGAAGACTATATTTACAGCAGAAACTTTGCTTGCGCTGAATGCGGAATAAGTTACCAAGAACTTGCGCCTAATTCCTTTTCGTTTAATTCACCTTATGGTTCTTGTCCCGATTGCGATGGATTGGGTGAAAAAAAAGATTTAGATTTAAAATTAATAATTCCGGATTTTGACAAAACAATTAATGAAGGCGCATTGGAGCCGGTAGGAAAACCAAGAAAAGTTTGGTTTTTCAATCAGCTTGAAGCCGTAGCAAAAAATTTTAATTTTGATTATAATACAAAAATTAAAGACCTCACCGAAGAGCAGTTTAATATAATTCTGTACGGCAGTAAAGAAAAAATTCCATTTACTTATAGTTTTGGCAACGGCAAAACCGCAAATTATATGCATAAGTTTTCAGGATTAAAAAAATATGTGCAGAATTATTTTGAGAATACAACATCTTCAAAAATTAGAGAATGGGCTGAATCATTTATGAATTCTCAAGTCTGTTCAACTTGTAATGGCGGAAGACTTAAAAAGGAATCGTTAGCGGTAAAAATTAACAAAAAAAATATTAGTGAAGTTTCCAATTTGTCTATTGTTAAAACTAAAGAATTTTGCGAGCACATTAAACTCGAAGGCAACGCGGCGATTATCGCAAATCAAATAATTAAAGAAATTAATTCACGTTTGGATTTTCTATTAAATGTAGGACTCGAATACTTAACACTCGACAGATCGGCGCGCACTCTTTCAGGCGGCGAATCACAACGAATAAGATTGGCGACTCAAATAGGCTCTCAACTGACAGGAGTACTTTACGTTTTGGATGAACCGAGCATAGGATTACATCAAAGCGACAATATTAAATTAATTAAATCATTACAAGAATTAAGGAATTTAGGCAACACGGTAATTGTTGTTGAACACGATAAAGAAACCATTACTAATGCAGATTATATAGTTGATCTTGGACCAAAAGCAGGAATTCATGGCGGGGAAGTATGCTTTCACGGAGACAGAAATAGCTTAACAAACAATGAAAATAGTAACTCAATTACCTTATCATATTTGCTCAACAAAAAAGCGATTCTAGTGCCTAAAAAAAGAAGGGACCATGAAGGAAAATTTTTGGAAATTGTCGGAGCTTCGGGAAATAATTTAAAAAATGTGCATTTAATAATTCCTTTAGGCAAATTTGTTGCTGTAACCGGAGTAAGCGGTTCCGGAAAATCTTCATTGATTAACGAAACCTTAGTTAGAATTTTAATGCGGAAAATTTATGATTCCAAAACCATTCCGCTTGATTATAAAGAAATAAAAGGTTTGGAACATTTAGATAAAATTATTGAAATTGACCAATCTCCAATAGGGAGAACTCCAAGATCAAACCCCGCGACTTACACTGGATTATTTACATTTATTAGAGATCTATTTTCACAGCTTCCTGAATCAAAAATTCGAGGATATTCACCCGGAAGATTCAGCTTTAATGTTTCGGGAGGAAGATGTGAAGAATGCCAAGGCGACGGTTTAAAAAAAATAGAAATGAATTTTCTTCCTGACGTATATGTAATTTGCGAAGAATGCAACGGCAAAAGATATAACAGGGAAACTTTGGAAGTTTTGTATAAAACCAAATCAATAAATGATGTTTTAGAAATGACGATTGAATCTGCTTTGGAATTTTTTGAAGAAATGCCGCGCATAAAAAGAAAATTAAAATCATTAAATGATGTTGGTCTTGGCTACATTAAACTCGGTCAGCAGGCAACAACACTTTCAGGCGGCGAAGCGCAAAGAGTTAAACTTGCAACTGAATTAAGTAAGGTTGGAACTGGAAAAACAATTTATATTTTGGATGAACCAACTACCGGATTACATTTTGAGGATATTAATATTCTGCTCGGAGTTTTAAATAAACTTGTAGATAAAGGAAATACCGTTGTTGTTGTTGAACATAATTTGGACGTAATTAAAGTTGCCGATCACATCATTGATTTAGGTCCCGGCGGCGGTGAATTTGGGGGTAATATTATTGCGGAAGGTTCACCTGAAGAGATTATTAAAAATCAAAAAAGTTTGACCGGAAAATATTTAAAGCAAGAATTGCAGATGAACTAA
- a CDS encoding amidohydrolase family protein: MKKIIIPKNILTVDEQRRILYDYAVVIDGNRIINILPENEIEKENNVEIFRFPELSLIPGFVQTHVHLCQTLFRGLAEDMELLDWLQKKIFPYENAHDQNSLRASAQLGIYELQKSGTTTILDMGTINHHEVIFDELIISNMRAFSGKCMMDINSLYPKFIESTDDSLNMTYDLAKEFHNTNNDKIKYGFAPRFVLSCSEHLLKETKSMMKDFYGSIYHTHSSENKNEIEAVRQMHNMENIEYFDSINILGDHTVLAHGVHVNEKEIGLLKNSMTRISHCPSSNLKLGSGIADIPKYLKEGICVSLGADGAPCNNNLSQFAEMRLASLIQKPRYSPTIMNAETVFRLATIEGARALNLQNEIGSIEIGKKADLVLLDLEKPNQTLIDENIYATIIYSANRENVKEVMIDGEWVLRNGSSLFFDEEELYKKGKHELNKLIKRTKFN; this comes from the coding sequence ATGAAAAAGATCATTATTCCTAAAAATATTTTAACCGTTGATGAACAGAGAAGGATACTTTATGATTATGCCGTTGTTATTGATGGAAATAGAATAATAAACATTCTTCCGGAAAATGAAATTGAAAAAGAAAATAATGTTGAAATATTTAGATTTCCTGAGTTAAGTTTGATTCCAGGATTTGTACAAACGCATGTCCATTTGTGCCAAACATTGTTCAGAGGTTTAGCTGAAGATATGGAATTATTGGACTGGCTTCAGAAAAAAATATTTCCGTATGAAAATGCGCATGATCAAAATTCGCTTAGAGCTTCTGCTCAATTGGGAATATATGAACTGCAGAAAAGCGGAACAACCACAATTTTGGATATGGGAACAATTAATCATCATGAAGTAATTTTTGATGAACTCATAATATCAAACATGCGAGCGTTTTCTGGAAAATGCATGATGGATATAAATTCGCTTTATCCTAAATTTATTGAAAGTACTGATGATAGTTTAAATATGACTTATGATCTCGCGAAAGAATTTCACAATACGAACAATGATAAAATTAAATATGGATTTGCGCCGAGATTTGTATTATCATGTTCCGAACATTTGCTTAAAGAAACAAAAAGTATGATGAAAGATTTTTACGGATCAATTTATCATACTCATTCATCTGAAAATAAAAATGAAATTGAAGCTGTAAGACAAATGCACAATATGGAAAATATCGAATATTTTGATTCAATAAATATTCTAGGTGATCATACAGTTTTAGCTCATGGTGTGCATGTAAATGAAAAAGAGATCGGACTGTTGAAAAATTCCATGACAAGAATTTCTCATTGTCCTTCGTCAAATTTAAAACTTGGCTCGGGGATTGCAGATATTCCAAAATATTTAAAAGAGGGCATTTGCGTTTCGCTTGGCGCCGACGGCGCACCGTGTAATAATAATTTAAGTCAATTTGCTGAAATGCGATTGGCTTCATTAATTCAAAAGCCAAGATATTCACCAACAATTATGAATGCTGAAACTGTTTTCAGATTGGCAACAATTGAAGGCGCTAGAGCCTTGAATCTTCAAAATGAAATCGGTAGTATAGAAATCGGCAAAAAAGCTGATTTGGTTTTATTGGATTTAGAAAAACCTAATCAGACTTTAATTGACGAAAATATTTACGCAACAATTATATATTCCGCAAATAGAGAAAATGTAAAAGAAGTTATGATTGACGGCGAATGGGTTTTGCGCAACGGAAGTTCATTATTTTTTGATGAAGAGGAATTATATAAAAAAGGTAAACATGAATTGAACAAACTAATTAAAAGGACAAAGTTTAATTAA
- the rdgB gene encoding RdgB/HAM1 family non-canonical purine NTP pyrophosphatase codes for MKIIFATGNKGKLKEVRDIFSDTKFEILSLDEIGFTEEIIEDGDTFEENSFIKADRIYSQFKIPVIADDSGLAVEQLDGEPGIYSARYAGEDVSYYDNNIKLLNELKTYAEPHLAKFVCCAVYVDETKRFSVIGELPGKIIKEFKGEHGFGYDPIFQPDEFNLTLAQMNLEDKNRISHRAKAFGLLKKRMLE; via the coding sequence ATGAAAATCATTTTTGCGACCGGAAATAAAGGAAAGCTTAAAGAAGTAAGAGATATTTTTTCTGATACAAAATTTGAAATATTATCGTTGGATGAAATCGGTTTTACTGAGGAAATTATTGAAGATGGAGATACCTTTGAAGAAAACTCATTTATAAAAGCTGATAGAATTTATAGTCAGTTTAAAATACCGGTAATTGCTGATGACTCAGGTTTGGCGGTTGAACAATTAGATGGCGAACCAGGAATTTACTCGGCCCGCTATGCCGGAGAAGATGTTAGTTATTACGATAACAATATAAAACTTCTGAATGAACTTAAAACGTATGCTGAACCGCATTTAGCAAAGTTTGTATGCTGTGCAGTTTATGTGGATGAAACAAAAAGATTTTCCGTAATTGGTGAATTGCCCGGGAAAATTATTAAAGAATTTAAAGGCGAGCATGGATTTGGCTATGATCCGATTTTTCAACCCGATGAATTTAATTTGACTTTAGCGCAAATGAATTTAGAAGACAAAAATAGAATTAGTCATAGAGCGAAAGCATTTGGTCTGTTGAAGAAAAGGATGCTGGAATAG
- the ubiE gene encoding bifunctional demethylmenaquinone methyltransferase/2-methoxy-6-polyprenyl-1,4-benzoquinol methylase UbiE, whose product MTEKKTQVKRIFDSISHRYDFLNHFLSVGVDFYWRKKSLKLSKISSNAILLDIACGTGDFSIAANKMGVKKITGVDLSKNMLSHFNDKVAWSKGNLIQSVAEAIPLKSDYFTNITVAFGVRNFYDIKQGFEEFLRVLKQKGKVTILEFRLPKNVFIKNFYLFYFHKILPLIGKIVSKDNEAYTYLPESVDLFDSKIDLVNILSEVGFKNIEKHSLTFGIVQVVIAQK is encoded by the coding sequence ATGACAGAAAAGAAAACACAAGTAAAAAGAATTTTTGACAGTATTTCGCACAGATATGATTTTTTAAATCATTTTTTAAGTGTCGGCGTTGATTTTTATTGGAGAAAGAAATCGTTAAAACTTTCCAAAATTTCTTCAAATGCAATTCTTTTAGATATAGCATGCGGTACTGGAGATTTTTCAATTGCCGCAAATAAAATGGGAGTTAAAAAAATTACAGGCGTTGACCTAAGTAAAAATATGCTTTCACATTTTAATGATAAAGTTGCATGGAGCAAAGGTAATTTAATACAATCTGTTGCTGAAGCAATTCCCTTAAAAAGTGATTACTTTACAAATATAACTGTAGCCTTTGGCGTTAGAAATTTTTATGATATTAAACAAGGTTTTGAAGAATTTTTACGCGTACTGAAACAAAAGGGCAAAGTAACTATTTTAGAATTTAGATTGCCTAAGAATGTATTTATTAAAAACTTTTATCTTTTTTATTTCCACAAAATACTTCCTTTAATTGGGAAAATAGTTTCAAAGGATAATGAAGCTTATACCTATTTGCCTGAATCTGTCGATTTATTTGATTCTAAAATTGATTTGGTGAATATACTAAGTGAGGTTGGATTTAAGAATATCGAAAAGCATTCTCTTACATTTGGAATTGTTCAAGTTGTAATTGCCCAAAAATAA